Proteins encoded in a region of the Vicia villosa cultivar HV-30 ecotype Madison, WI linkage group LG5, Vvil1.0, whole genome shotgun sequence genome:
- the LOC131606212 gene encoding F-box/kelch-repeat protein At3g06240-like has translation MQLEESMELTKKVRNYIPNDISFDILSKLPMKSLKRFTCVCKFWANLFENHQLMKMYRKHLYLSNYDDHHYSRLLLKQTPASYEFDGNDNIFLFSGETFGNSIKLDWPPPFKENCRDIFIVGSTVNGILCLCQGDGRGDTSWINQKVVLWCPYTEEFNVIPDGSFDRTILKAFPPDSVFDDLPIIPTIVNIHGFGYDPVTDDYKLIRYFCFFDDIKNSNPNEETLWQIYSLKSNCWRDLQVKMPNHFWNNWFQEVGYSMYFHGMCHWWGYEDYFGEEILVSFNLSDEVIIETPFHSNCGRFVKHLVVLHDSIAAIEYGNSFYFFISILGEIGVEESWTRLYRIGPLPDMEPIGVGNNGDIFFSGWLEKIEKFNLNTELIEDTGINGKFRCCQMIV, from the coding sequence ATGCAATTAGAGGAATCAATGGAGCTCACAAAAAAGGTCAGAAATTATATACCTAATGATATTTCTTTCGATATTCTATCCAAATTGCCTATGAAATCTTTAAAGCGGTTTACTTGTGTATGTAAGTTTTGGGCTAACTTATTTGAAAATCATCAACTTATGAAAATGTATCGCAAACATTTATACTTATCTAATTATGATGATCACCATTATTCACGTCTCCTCCTAAAACAAACTCCTGCTAGTTATGAATTTGATGGTAatgataatatatttttattttctggtGAAACATTTGGGAATAGCATCAAGTTAGATTGGCCGCCTCCGTTTAAAGAAAATTGTAGAGATATTTTTATTGTTGGTTCAACTGTTAATGGCATACTTTGTCTCTGTCAAGGAGATGGAAGAGGTGACACTAGTTGGATTAACCAAAAAGTGGTATTGTGGTGCCCATATACCGAGGAATTTAATGTCATTCCTGATGGCTCTTTTGATCGTACAATTCTCAAAGCATTTCCTCCCGACTCTGTTTTTGATGACTTACCTATTATTCCTACCATTGTTAACATTCATGGTTTTGGTTACGACCCTGTCACAGATGATTACAAGTTAATTCGATATTTTTGTTTCTTTGATGATATCAAGAATTCAAATCCAAATGAAGAGACCTTATGGCAAATTTATAGTTTAAAGAGTAATTGTTGGAGGGATCTTCAAGTTAAAATGCCAAATCACTTTTGGAATAATTGGTTTCAAGAAGTTGGTTATTCAATGTACTTTCATGGGATGTGTCATTGGTGGGGCTATGAAGATTATTTTGGAGAAGAGATATTGGTGTCATTTAACTTGAGTGATGAAGTCATTATTGAAACACCCTTCCACTCTAATTGTGGTAGATTTGTTAAACACTTGGTGGTGTTACATGATTCTATTGCTGCGATTGAATATggaaattctttttattttttcatatcaATTTTAGGTGagatcggtgtggaggaatcatGGACGAGACTTTATAGAATTGGACCCCTACCTGATATGGAACCCATTGGGGTTGGCAATAATGGTGATATATTCTTCAGTGGATGGcttgaaaaaattgaaaagtttaaTTTAAATACAGAACTAATTGAAGATACCGGTATTAATGGAAAGTTTAGATGTTGTCAAATGATTGTTTAG